One Cryobacterium psychrophilum DNA segment encodes these proteins:
- a CDS encoding IS1182 family transposase: MQGRDDGQRQLLDVESMAGHMLPAGSVFKFLADHRHELFPDDAFEDLFPSGRGRPSTPVDVIASVMVLQTLHSLSDRETAEAVTFDLRWKAACGFALTDASFHPTVLTYWRRRLANSTRPHRIFEAVTEVIEQSGALSGRKRRALDSTILEDAVARQDTVTQLVAQIRRVGREIPGADVLVSALTGHDYAKPGKPDIAWDDRAARDDLVSALVTDALSLLAGIDPTVLTDAQQETVALLALVAGQDVEPADGSHETEGRWKIARRVAPDRVISTVDPDARHAHKSRQKKVDGFKSHIIIEPDTGLVTAAILTKAAGLANSDAARGMELVTKDTSIGAQNVDVLGDSAYGSGELLAAITAAGHTAIIKPPPLGRAIPGGFTVDDFTIDETTNTVTCPAGQTRPLSAAGRASFGSSCATCPLMKQCTTAKSGKKMLLREHDAIRREHRVRAQGHRITPRKTATHGRRPQTAIRDRNRPAREDQHHHKNEK, from the coding sequence ATGCAGGGTCGTGATGATGGTCAACGTCAGCTTTTGGATGTCGAGTCGATGGCGGGGCATATGCTTCCAGCGGGTTCCGTGTTCAAGTTCCTCGCCGATCATCGGCACGAGTTGTTCCCCGATGACGCGTTCGAGGATTTGTTTCCGTCCGGTCGGGGGCGCCCGTCCACTCCAGTTGATGTGATCGCGTCGGTGATGGTGTTGCAGACGTTGCATAGCCTCTCGGATCGGGAAACGGCCGAGGCTGTCACGTTCGACTTGCGGTGGAAAGCGGCCTGCGGGTTCGCGTTGACGGACGCGTCGTTTCATCCGACGGTCCTCACGTATTGGCGCCGCCGCCTCGCGAACAGCACGCGCCCCCACCGTATTTTTGAGGCAGTGACCGAGGTTATCGAGCAGTCCGGGGCGTTATCGGGTCGGAAGCGACGTGCGTTGGACTCCACAATTTTGGAGGACGCTGTCGCGCGTCAGGACACCGTCACACAGCTCGTTGCGCAGATCCGCCGGGTGGGCCGGGAGATTCCCGGCGCGGATGTGCTCGTGTCCGCGTTGACCGGTCACGATTACGCGAAGCCAGGGAAACCGGATATCGCGTGGGATGACCGAGCCGCTCGCGACGACCTCGTGTCCGCGCTCGTCACCGATGCCCTGTCCTTGCTGGCCGGCATTGACCCGACGGTTCTCACCGACGCGCAGCAGGAAACCGTCGCCCTGCTCGCGTTGGTCGCCGGGCAGGACGTTGAGCCGGCGGACGGGTCGCATGAAACGGAGGGGCGGTGGAAAATTGCACGGCGGGTCGCCCCGGACCGGGTCATTTCCACCGTTGATCCTGATGCCCGTCACGCGCACAAGAGCCGCCAGAAGAAAGTCGACGGCTTCAAAAGCCACATCATCATCGAACCGGACACGGGCCTGGTGACCGCGGCGATCCTGACCAAGGCGGCTGGTTTGGCCAACAGCGACGCGGCCCGCGGCATGGAACTAGTCACCAAAGACACGAGCATCGGCGCCCAGAACGTCGATGTTCTGGGCGATTCTGCTTATGGCAGTGGTGAGCTTCTCGCCGCGATCACCGCCGCCGGTCACACCGCGATCATCAAACCACCGCCGCTGGGACGGGCGATTCCCGGCGGCTTCACCGTCGATGATTTCACTATCGACGAGACCACGAACACGGTCACCTGCCCAGCGGGTCAGACCCGCCCACTCAGTGCTGCGGGGCGCGCAAGTTTTGGTAGTTCCTGCGCCACCTGCCCCCTCATGAAGCAGTGCACGACGGCGAAGAGCGGCAAGAAAATGCTGCTCCGTGAGCATGATGCCATCCGCCGGGAGCACCGTGTCCGGGCTCAGGGCCATAGGATAACACCCCGGAAGACGGCCACCCACGGCCGCCGGCCGCAGACGGCCATCAGAGACCGCAACCGCCCCGCACGCGAAGATCAACACCACCACAAAAACGAGAAATGA
- a CDS encoding amidohydrolase, producing the protein MGILNGRVVGFDEQIEGCTAAEIEDFPGATIVPGFIDAHCHTTWWGLGLSAVDMQEARGLNSLYELLETETRRLASEPGVELGAWVKGTGFNHKHHEGQFPDIRRLDELTGDRPLYLRHVSGHLSITNSATLRLAGVFEPGFSDPDGGAVLRDVDGYPTGVIEESAQALIQNLLLPYSVAQIVQALDDATSRYAEQGITSFTEAGIAAGWIGHSPIEVQAYQQAHRDKRLHARAQLMPTLDALHPLSGHATDMHDTGRGRGIDLGIGAGFGNDWLSLGPVKVFMDGSLLGATAAVTEDYCGHPHNSGYLLDDPQTYRERVTDVYRAGWPIALHAIGDAAIDLAAEIIIDCQDRFGRNALPNRIEHFGISRPDQVALIAQAGIAVTPQAGFIGPLGDQFAELVGVEREGWLYRGRTLVDAGVIVAGSSDLPVADNNVRRALQSSVDRKTENGLVLGGPHEGMTPEEALRSYTEWAAIATGTIDSRGTLVRGKLADFVVLSGSPLTSADIGTLDVIATAVDGHFSFDSRTTTN; encoded by the coding sequence ATGGGTATCCTCAATGGCCGTGTCGTCGGCTTCGATGAGCAAATTGAGGGGTGCACGGCAGCCGAAATTGAAGACTTCCCAGGGGCGACCATCGTCCCTGGATTCATCGATGCACACTGTCACACCACGTGGTGGGGTCTCGGTTTGTCCGCCGTCGACATGCAAGAAGCTCGTGGTCTGAACAGCCTCTACGAGCTTCTTGAGACTGAAACTCGGCGGCTCGCCAGCGAGCCAGGCGTTGAGCTAGGGGCTTGGGTCAAAGGAACCGGCTTCAACCACAAGCATCACGAGGGTCAGTTTCCGGATATCCGGCGGCTCGACGAACTGACCGGTGACCGACCGTTGTATCTGCGCCATGTGTCCGGGCATCTCTCAATCACCAACTCCGCCACGTTGCGGCTCGCCGGCGTCTTCGAACCTGGCTTTTCGGATCCGGACGGCGGGGCCGTGCTCCGCGACGTCGACGGGTACCCGACCGGGGTGATCGAGGAATCTGCTCAGGCCCTGATCCAGAACCTGTTGTTGCCCTACTCGGTTGCACAGATCGTGCAGGCGCTCGACGATGCAACCAGTCGATATGCAGAACAAGGCATCACGAGTTTCACCGAGGCTGGAATCGCCGCAGGCTGGATCGGCCACAGTCCCATCGAGGTTCAGGCCTACCAGCAGGCACACCGTGACAAACGGCTCCATGCCCGAGCCCAGCTGATGCCGACCCTCGACGCTTTGCACCCGCTCAGTGGGCACGCAACCGACATGCACGACACTGGCCGCGGACGAGGAATCGATCTTGGTATCGGTGCAGGTTTCGGTAACGACTGGCTATCGCTTGGGCCGGTCAAGGTATTCATGGACGGGTCTCTTCTGGGTGCGACCGCCGCAGTCACGGAAGACTATTGCGGGCACCCGCACAACAGTGGCTATTTGCTGGACGACCCGCAGACCTACCGAGAACGCGTAACGGACGTCTACCGGGCGGGCTGGCCGATTGCGTTGCATGCCATTGGAGACGCGGCTATCGACCTTGCCGCCGAAATCATCATCGACTGCCAGGACCGATTCGGTCGCAACGCGCTGCCGAACCGCATTGAGCACTTCGGCATCTCGCGCCCGGATCAGGTCGCCCTCATAGCCCAGGCGGGAATCGCCGTAACCCCCCAGGCCGGGTTCATCGGCCCGCTGGGTGACCAGTTCGCGGAACTCGTCGGAGTCGAACGTGAGGGCTGGCTGTACCGAGGCCGGACACTCGTCGATGCCGGTGTCATTGTTGCCGGTAGTTCTGACCTGCCGGTCGCCGACAACAACGTGCGCCGAGCCCTGCAGTCTTCCGTAGATCGAAAAACGGAGAACGGTCTGGTGCTCGGCGGGCCCCACGAGGGAATGACCCCTGAAGAGGCACTCCGGAGCTACACCGAGTGGGCCGCCATCGCCACCGGCACGATCGACAGCCGGGGAACCCTTGTGCGCGGAAAGCTCGCCGATTTTGTAGTCCTGTCCGGCTCCCCACTGACCTCTGCCGACATCGGCACGCTCGACGTCATTGCGACCGCTGTTGATGGCCATTTCAGCTTCGACTCGCGCACCACCACCAACTAA
- a CDS encoding IMPACT family protein encodes MPDLTVHGGVGSRVDAEIEVKRSRFLCRLVRAETEDAARGAIDDARKEHWSARHHCSAFVLGPSGTPDQVRRSNDDGEPSGTAGRPMLEALAGRGFVDCVAVVTRYFGGTLLGAGGLARAYSDAVLTTIDAAQSRGLVVERERRELFTLALSHADAGRIEAELRQRGVLILGTDYGRDAVLRIADDDAARLAAIVAQVTAGGAALEALGHEWVDVEP; translated from the coding sequence ATGCCCGATCTCACTGTGCACGGCGGCGTCGGCAGCCGAGTTGACGCCGAGATCGAAGTGAAACGATCGCGTTTTCTCTGCCGCCTGGTCAGGGCCGAGACGGAGGATGCCGCGCGCGGGGCGATCGACGACGCACGCAAGGAACACTGGAGTGCTCGCCACCACTGTTCGGCATTCGTGCTCGGGCCGAGCGGCACTCCCGATCAGGTACGTCGTTCGAATGACGACGGTGAACCGTCCGGAACCGCGGGTCGGCCCATGCTCGAGGCACTGGCCGGCCGCGGATTCGTCGATTGTGTGGCCGTCGTCACCCGCTACTTCGGTGGCACACTGCTCGGTGCGGGCGGCCTCGCACGCGCCTACTCGGACGCCGTTCTGACCACGATCGACGCGGCCCAGTCCCGTGGGCTCGTCGTGGAGCGCGAACGCCGCGAACTGTTCACGCTCGCACTGTCCCACGCGGATGCCGGACGCATCGAGGCCGAACTGCGCCAGCGCGGAGTACTCATCCTGGGAACGGACTATGGGCGTGACGCAGTGCTCCGGATTGCCGATGATGATGCCGCGCGGCTCGCCGCGATTGTCGCCCAGGTCACGGCCGGAGGGGCCGCGCTGGAGGCTCTCGGCCACGAATGGGTTGACGTCGAACCGTAA
- a CDS encoding NAD-dependent succinate-semialdehyde dehydrogenase — MTFYAVSNPATGESVQEYPTATTVEVEAALIAAAAAFENWRYSAIADRVSLLRRVAELYAARRDTLAATITREMGKPISQAELEVDLVISIYNYYADNGPGFLQDEALNVVGGGTAVVRKEGLGPIFGIMPWNYPYYQVARFAAPNLMNGNTILLKHAPQCPESALAIEQIFRDAGAPHGAYVNIFTTNEQAALIIADRRIQGVSLTGSERAGAVVAEIAGRNLKKVVLELGGSDAFVVLESANVAHAVEQAVLGRFGNAGQACNAAKRFIVTEAVYGDFLAQFTTAVSAIRVGDPRHPETFMGPMSSVAAVDGLSEQVDDAISKGATVVVGGARLDLPGAWYQPTILTGVTPEMRAYTEELFGPVAVVHRVEDEDEAVELANASAYGLGAAIQSTDLVAAERMADRLQVGMVVVNAAPGTSAELPFGGVKRSGIGRELGKYGMEEFVNTKLIRIAPPLPPTTLSID, encoded by the coding sequence GTGACCTTTTACGCCGTATCCAACCCGGCAACCGGGGAGTCAGTCCAGGAATACCCCACCGCGACGACTGTTGAGGTCGAAGCTGCATTGATCGCTGCAGCCGCAGCATTCGAGAACTGGCGATATTCCGCCATTGCTGATCGGGTGAGCCTGCTGCGGCGGGTCGCCGAGCTCTACGCAGCACGACGTGACACTCTCGCCGCCACAATTACGCGCGAAATGGGCAAGCCGATCTCGCAGGCTGAACTTGAGGTCGACCTCGTGATCTCGATCTACAACTACTACGCGGACAACGGCCCTGGATTCCTGCAGGACGAGGCCCTGAACGTCGTCGGCGGCGGAACCGCTGTGGTCAGGAAGGAGGGCCTCGGCCCAATCTTCGGAATCATGCCGTGGAACTATCCGTACTACCAGGTCGCTCGTTTCGCCGCGCCCAACCTCATGAATGGCAACACGATCCTCCTGAAGCATGCACCCCAATGCCCAGAGTCTGCTCTGGCCATTGAACAGATCTTCCGGGATGCGGGCGCACCTCACGGAGCCTATGTGAATATTTTCACCACCAATGAACAGGCCGCCCTCATTATCGCCGACCGCCGCATTCAGGGTGTCTCTCTGACCGGATCCGAGCGCGCGGGTGCTGTAGTGGCGGAAATAGCCGGACGCAACCTCAAGAAGGTTGTTCTCGAGTTGGGGGGATCCGACGCGTTCGTGGTGCTGGAGTCGGCCAATGTCGCGCATGCGGTCGAGCAGGCTGTGCTTGGTCGCTTCGGCAACGCCGGGCAGGCGTGCAATGCGGCCAAACGGTTCATAGTGACCGAGGCCGTCTACGGGGACTTCCTCGCGCAGTTCACTACCGCGGTTTCTGCCATCCGGGTGGGTGACCCCCGCCATCCTGAGACTTTTATGGGTCCAATGTCGTCGGTGGCAGCGGTGGATGGTCTCTCTGAACAGGTCGATGATGCCATCAGCAAGGGCGCCACTGTGGTTGTTGGTGGCGCCAGGCTGGATCTACCTGGTGCCTGGTACCAGCCCACTATCCTCACCGGGGTGACGCCGGAAATGCGGGCGTATACGGAAGAGCTTTTCGGTCCAGTCGCCGTTGTGCACAGGGTCGAAGACGAAGACGAAGCCGTTGAGTTGGCAAATGCGTCGGCGTATGGGCTCGGCGCAGCAATCCAATCCACAGATCTGGTCGCTGCAGAGCGGATGGCTGACCGTCTCCAGGTCGGAATGGTAGTCGTGAACGCGGCCCCGGGCACTTCCGCGGAGTTGCCGTTTGGTGGCGTAAAGCGATCCGGAATCGGCCGAGAACTGGGTAAGTACGGCATGGAAGAATTCGTGAATACCAAGCTGATACGCATCGCTCCTCCGCTCCCGCCCACGACGCTTTCGATCGACTGA
- a CDS encoding RNA methyltransferase → MSTPAENPTNELSTYGVGPWQGEWPSESRYDAELLERGDTRNVIDRYRYWLMEAIVADLDEHRHPFHVAIENWQHDMNIGSIVRSANAFAADTVHIIGRKRWNKRGAMVTDRYQHVMHHPDVATFVEWASGESLPIIAVDNVPGSVIIETYRFPERCVLLFGQEGPGLSEAAVASADAIVEISQFGSTRSLNASAAAAVTMHNWVLQHHF, encoded by the coding sequence GTGAGTACGCCAGCAGAAAACCCCACGAACGAGCTCTCGACCTACGGAGTCGGACCGTGGCAGGGGGAGTGGCCCTCCGAATCGCGTTACGACGCGGAACTCCTGGAGCGCGGCGACACCCGTAACGTGATCGACCGTTACCGCTACTGGCTCATGGAAGCGATTGTCGCCGACCTCGACGAGCACCGGCATCCGTTTCACGTCGCCATTGAGAACTGGCAGCACGACATGAACATCGGCTCGATCGTGCGCAGCGCCAACGCATTCGCCGCGGACACCGTGCACATCATCGGACGCAAACGCTGGAACAAGCGCGGGGCCATGGTGACCGACCGCTACCAGCATGTGATGCACCATCCCGACGTGGCCACATTCGTTGAGTGGGCGAGCGGCGAGAGCCTGCCGATCATCGCTGTCGACAATGTTCCCGGCTCGGTCATTATCGAGACATACCGGTTCCCGGAGCGTTGCGTGCTGTTGTTCGGACAGGAGGGCCCCGGCCTCTCGGAGGCCGCGGTCGCCTCGGCCGACGCCATCGTGGAGATCAGCCAGTTCGGCTCCACCCGGTCGCTCAACGCCTCGGCAGCTGCCGCCGTCACGATGCACAATTGGGTACTGCAGCACCACTTCTGA
- a CDS encoding HAD-IIA family hydrolase, giving the protein MARREEIECWLTDMDGVLVHENAALPGAAALLQQWTDTGTPFLVLTNNSIYTPRDLSARLRASGLNVPEDRIWTSALATADFLQAQVSGGTAFVIGEMGLTTALHEAGFTMTETNPDFVVVGETRNYSFEAITKAIRLILGGARFIATNPDATGPSADGPMPATGAIAALITKATGREPYIVGKPNPMMFRSAMNKIGAHSENTAMIGDRMDTDIVAGIEAGLHTILVMTGISDEAEISRYPFRPSEILAGVHELLSTELIESDEI; this is encoded by the coding sequence ATGGCTCGCCGTGAAGAGATCGAATGCTGGCTCACCGACATGGACGGTGTTCTCGTGCATGAAAATGCTGCCCTGCCGGGCGCTGCCGCACTGCTGCAGCAATGGACGGACACCGGCACGCCCTTCCTCGTTCTGACCAACAACTCCATTTACACGCCCCGCGACCTGAGTGCGCGGCTGCGAGCATCCGGTCTCAACGTGCCGGAGGACCGTATCTGGACCTCGGCCCTCGCCACCGCGGACTTTCTGCAGGCGCAGGTTTCCGGCGGCACCGCCTTCGTCATTGGCGAGATGGGTCTCACCACGGCGCTGCACGAGGCCGGTTTCACGATGACCGAGACCAACCCCGACTTCGTTGTGGTGGGTGAGACGCGCAACTACTCGTTCGAGGCCATCACGAAAGCCATTCGCCTGATTCTCGGTGGGGCGCGTTTCATCGCCACCAACCCGGATGCCACGGGCCCGAGCGCCGACGGCCCCATGCCGGCGACGGGTGCGATCGCCGCGCTCATCACCAAGGCCACCGGGCGAGAGCCGTATATCGTGGGCAAGCCCAACCCCATGATGTTCCGCTCCGCCATGAACAAGATCGGCGCTCACTCGGAGAACACGGCCATGATCGGTGACCGTATGGACACCGATATTGTGGCCGGCATCGAGGCCGGGCTGCACACGATCCTCGTCATGACGGGCATCAGCGACGAGGCCGAGATCTCCCGCTACCCGTTCCGCCCGAGCGAAATTCTTGCGGGCGTGCACGAGCTACTCTCCACCGAGCTCATCGAGTCCGACGAGATCTAG
- a CDS encoding DUF3151 domain-containing protein produces MTGENLLDQPATLLPVEAEVLALLDRTPTADIAAVAWAHPTSSLAWAELADAAHAAGHVLESYAFARVGYHRGLDALRRAGWKGHGPIPWSHEPNRGVLRALFALRLAAAEIGENDEVTRLTAFLMDADPTAIESIDAALAAAGAPDVNPGSDPAPPTEAFVIRGEN; encoded by the coding sequence GTGACCGGCGAAAACTTGCTCGACCAGCCCGCGACCCTTCTTCCTGTGGAAGCGGAGGTGCTCGCCTTGCTCGATCGAACCCCAACGGCAGATATTGCCGCCGTGGCATGGGCGCATCCGACCTCCTCCCTGGCCTGGGCCGAGCTCGCTGACGCGGCGCACGCCGCGGGGCACGTGCTTGAGTCCTACGCTTTCGCCCGCGTGGGCTACCACCGCGGCCTCGACGCCCTGCGCCGAGCCGGTTGGAAGGGACACGGTCCGATCCCGTGGAGCCACGAACCCAACCGTGGGGTGCTGCGCGCGCTCTTCGCCCTGCGCCTGGCGGCTGCGGAGATCGGGGAGAACGACGAGGTCACTCGGCTGACGGCCTTTCTCATGGATGCTGACCCCACCGCCATCGAGAGCATCGATGCCGCGCTGGCAGCTGCGGGGGCGCCCGACGTCAATCCCGGGTCCGATCCGGCGCCGCCAACAGAAGCTTTTGTTATCCGAGGAGAGAACTAG
- a CDS encoding Nramp family divalent metal transporter yields MTNTEAPRRDRAMTPTTVASSRLLWLLGPALVAGVAYLDPGNVASNMTAGARYGYLLVWVVVAGNVMAWLIQYLSAKLGIVTGQSLPEILGLRMKRPLARRLYWIQAELVAMATDLAEIIGGAVALYLLFGLPLIVGGIITGTISMVVLVVHTRRGPKVFERVIVALMLIITVGFTVGVFLSPPDAGQVLGGLVPRFEGSNSVLLAASILGATIMPHAIYAHSSLARDRFPEWQGTTATRRLLWATKWDVTIAMVIAGTVNLAILLLAASALQGVEGTDTLQGAYAAIETSLGAAVATAFAIGLLASGLASTSVGAYAGSEIMAGLLHVRIPLLLRRLITLIPALFILGVGFDPTEALVLSQVVLSFGIPFALIPLVWLTAQRGLLGTFANRWFTTVAGALCSLALVALNVVLLVLVFTGA; encoded by the coding sequence ATGACGAACACCGAGGCGCCGCGACGCGACCGGGCAATGACGCCCACGACCGTGGCCTCGTCACGCCTGCTCTGGCTGCTCGGCCCGGCGCTCGTGGCCGGGGTTGCGTACCTCGATCCCGGCAACGTGGCCAGCAACATGACCGCCGGTGCCCGCTACGGCTACCTGCTCGTGTGGGTGGTGGTGGCCGGTAATGTCATGGCCTGGCTCATCCAGTACCTCTCCGCGAAGCTCGGCATCGTCACCGGCCAGAGCCTGCCCGAAATTCTCGGCCTGCGCATGAAAAGACCGCTCGCGCGCCGGCTCTACTGGATCCAGGCGGAACTGGTGGCGATGGCCACCGACCTCGCCGAGATCATCGGCGGCGCCGTGGCCCTCTACCTGCTCTTCGGTCTTCCCCTCATCGTGGGCGGCATCATCACCGGAACCATCTCCATGGTCGTGCTCGTGGTGCACACCCGACGCGGCCCCAAGGTCTTCGAACGCGTCATCGTGGCCCTCATGCTCATTATCACCGTGGGATTCACGGTGGGTGTCTTTCTTTCCCCGCCCGATGCCGGCCAGGTGCTGGGCGGCCTCGTCCCGCGTTTCGAAGGCTCCAACTCGGTACTCCTGGCCGCCTCCATCCTCGGTGCGACGATCATGCCGCACGCTATTTACGCGCACTCCTCCCTGGCCCGTGACCGCTTCCCCGAGTGGCAGGGCACCACGGCCACTCGCCGTCTGCTGTGGGCGACGAAGTGGGACGTGACGATCGCCATGGTGATTGCCGGCACCGTCAATCTCGCGATCCTGCTGCTCGCGGCATCCGCCCTGCAAGGCGTTGAGGGCACCGACACCCTGCAGGGTGCCTACGCGGCCATCGAGACCTCGCTGGGCGCCGCCGTCGCCACGGCCTTCGCGATCGGGCTGCTCGCCTCCGGCCTCGCCTCCACGTCGGTCGGCGCGTATGCGGGGTCAGAGATCATGGCCGGCCTGCTGCACGTGCGGATTCCACTGCTGCTGCGCCGTCTCATCACCCTCATCCCGGCCCTGTTCATTCTGGGCGTGGGGTTCGATCCCACCGAGGCCCTCGTGCTCAGCCAGGTCGTGCTGTCGTTCGGTATCCCCTTCGCGCTCATTCCGCTCGTGTGGCTCACCGCCCAACGCGGCCTTCTCGGCACCTTTGCGAACCGGTGGTTCACCACCGTGGCCGGGGCGCTGTGCTCCCTGGCCCTCGTGGCACTCAACGTGGTGCTGCTCGTTCTCGTTTTCACCGGGGCCTGA
- a CDS encoding M20 family metallo-hydrolase has protein sequence MSTSTEQQQAFLADFRSMSSFGATAGSGVDRQAATAADGQTRNWFRGLVEGHGFEVRYDQVGNQFTLVEFVPGAPYIAIGSHLDSQPLGGRFDGAYGVLAGAHAAMRLREAFALEGGIPLYNIVIINWFNEEGCRFKPSMMGSSVFTGKLPAEQVLATTDSQGVTVLEALESIGTIGNFNLEVAAYLEIHIEQGRSLEDDGLSIGLVESTWGANKYEFVVHGEQAHTGATEIADRSDALLGASALVVAAREIANQFTTDEHMVITSCGEFTVFPNSPVVVASRVNLLVDVRSTDPTVLAAADAELHRRVTDIEQWATVRFERGAEHIWAAKEYDAAGLLLAAASAEKLGLPYGTVRTRAGHDSTNMKDIVPTIMLFVPSADGISHNEREFTSDADMLAGVDLLTDLARRLVMGELVHP, from the coding sequence ATGAGCACGAGCACGGAGCAGCAACAAGCATTTCTGGCAGATTTTCGTTCAATGAGCTCTTTCGGAGCCACGGCAGGGAGCGGAGTCGATCGACAGGCCGCCACGGCGGCCGATGGCCAGACTCGAAACTGGTTCCGCGGACTAGTCGAAGGCCACGGTTTTGAGGTGCGGTACGACCAAGTCGGAAACCAGTTCACGCTCGTGGAATTCGTTCCCGGCGCGCCCTACATTGCCATAGGATCGCATCTGGATTCGCAACCGCTCGGCGGCCGCTTTGACGGAGCCTACGGTGTGCTGGCGGGTGCCCACGCCGCCATGCGGTTGCGGGAGGCTTTCGCTCTCGAGGGAGGGATTCCCCTTTATAACATCGTCATCATTAACTGGTTCAACGAGGAGGGCTGCCGGTTCAAGCCCTCCATGATGGGCAGCTCGGTCTTCACCGGAAAATTGCCCGCCGAGCAGGTATTGGCCACGACGGACTCTCAGGGGGTAACGGTTCTGGAGGCGCTTGAGTCGATCGGCACGATCGGGAACTTCAATCTTGAGGTTGCCGCGTACCTCGAAATCCACATCGAGCAGGGACGCTCGTTAGAGGATGACGGTCTCAGTATCGGTCTAGTTGAATCAACCTGGGGTGCCAACAAGTACGAGTTCGTGGTGCACGGCGAGCAGGCTCACACGGGAGCCACCGAGATTGCTGATCGCTCCGACGCCCTGCTGGGCGCTTCCGCGCTGGTGGTGGCGGCGCGAGAAATCGCCAACCAGTTCACGACGGACGAGCACATGGTCATCACCTCCTGCGGAGAGTTCACCGTGTTCCCGAACTCGCCGGTCGTCGTAGCCAGTCGCGTCAATTTGTTGGTCGACGTTCGCAGCACAGACCCCACCGTGCTGGCCGCTGCCGATGCTGAACTGCACCGTCGAGTCACCGACATTGAACAGTGGGCCACAGTGAGATTTGAACGAGGTGCCGAGCACATCTGGGCGGCGAAAGAATACGACGCCGCGGGATTGCTGCTGGCAGCGGCCAGCGCCGAGAAACTGGGTCTGCCTTACGGTACCGTTCGCACCCGCGCCGGTCACGACTCGACAAACATGAAGGACATCGTGCCGACTATCATGCTCTTTGTGCCGAGCGCCGACGGGATCTCGCACAACGAGCGCGAGTTCACCTCGGACGCCGACATGCTCGCCGGGGTCGATCTGCTCACCGACCTCGCACGACGGCTAGTGATGGGAGAACTCGTTCACCCCTGA
- a CDS encoding metal-dependent transcriptional regulator, which produces MKHTTPASEDYLKTIYAHTEWQSEPITPKALATRLGVAPSSVTEMVKKLASAGLITHVPYGPLTLTDAGVLRATAVVRRHRVIETWLVREMGYAWDQVHEEAEVLEHSISDRLLEAINARLGYPVRDPHGDPIPLADGSSPRQEAILLAEAAAGHSGTILRVSDRDPAVLRELAADGIGPGVGVTVLEPLILRFSDGRTRRVTPLAGDAIWVTQDAELPR; this is translated from the coding sequence ATGAAGCACACCACGCCGGCCTCCGAGGATTACCTCAAAACCATCTACGCTCACACCGAATGGCAGAGCGAACCGATCACCCCGAAGGCGCTCGCCACTCGGCTGGGCGTGGCGCCGTCATCCGTCACCGAAATGGTGAAGAAGCTCGCCTCGGCCGGGCTCATCACCCACGTCCCTTACGGCCCGCTGACGCTGACGGATGCCGGCGTGTTGCGTGCCACTGCCGTCGTGCGTCGCCATCGCGTGATTGAAACCTGGCTCGTGCGTGAGATGGGCTACGCCTGGGACCAGGTGCACGAGGAGGCCGAGGTACTCGAGCATTCAATCTCCGACCGCCTGCTCGAAGCGATCAACGCGCGCCTCGGCTACCCGGTACGGGACCCGCACGGCGACCCCATTCCGCTCGCCGACGGTTCCTCGCCGCGCCAGGAGGCCATCCTGCTCGCCGAAGCCGCCGCCGGGCACTCGGGAACCATTCTGCGAGTCAGCGACAGGGACCCGGCCGTGCTGCGGGAGCTGGCCGCTGACGGTATCGGCCCCGGCGTCGGCGTCACCGTGCTCGAGCCGCTGATCCTGCGATTCTCCGACGGCCGCACACGGCGCGTAACACCGTTGGCGGGCGACGCAATCTGGGTCACCCAGGATGCCGAGCTGCCCCGCTAG